A stretch of the Panicum virgatum strain AP13 chromosome 9N, P.virgatum_v5, whole genome shotgun sequence genome encodes the following:
- the LOC120692532 gene encoding IRK-interacting protein-like, with translation MVSSPSPPAPFPTVASDEPKQQRGGAKAAPEKADRKYAHVPTPLHHGGGGASKKTPRGAKAGDGADSAAYAAAVSCSDCRFKQRALAPASPGAVIRSLFVSLTRRSTPRSSPSATSASGGAGDAGDGEQWRLAAADLSRRLAAATRTRDEALEETTRLKHSVAELELKLARLEARVLPTPTAAAFPVDAFLRAVSTARASVRNLARALSTHLRSPASPGPNLESFLNRAFHADFELDTDADVHTPDPAGRCEANLAAYHAVAVLTWEEVLLHGTKHYSEGLSRFCDAKMSEVVSSLGWARARAWPEPLLQAFFLAAKGVWGVRLLARSVHPPLPVVRAERGARFDPRFMEDAAAGRAGRLEPASVKMMVAPGFHVYLAGAGVVKCRVVCFYSSGNGRTGGHRDGGSSTNGSVGLGSGCSDMNGSATDVVDSCKSSRVG, from the exons ATGGTCTCGTCGCCGTCCCCTCCCGCTCCCTTCCCCACCGTC GCCTCCGACGAGCCGAAGCAGCAGCGGGGCGGCGCGAAGGCGGCGCCGGAGAAGGCGGACAGGAAGTACGCGCACGTCCCGACGCCGctccaccacggcggcggcggggccagcAAGAAGACGCCCCGCGGGGCCaaggccggcgacggcgccgactCGGCGGCGTACGCCGCGGCGGTGTCCTGCTCCGACTGCCGCTTCAAGCAGCGCGCCCTCGCGCCGGCGTCGCCCGGGGCCGTCATCCGCTCGCTATTCGTCTCCCTCACGCGCCGCTCCACCCCGcgctcgtcgccgtcggcgacgTCGGCCTCGGGAGGGGCCGGCGACGCGGGGGACGGCGAGCAGTggcgcctcgccgcggccgacCTCTCCCGGAGGCTCGCCGCGGCCACGCGCACGCGGGACGAGGCGCTGGAAGAGACCACGCGCCTGAAGCACTCGGTCGCCGAGCTGGAGCTCAAGCTCGCGCGCCTCGAGGCGCGCGTGCTCCCGacgcccacggccgccgccttccccgtcGACGCCTTCCTCCGCGCCGTCTCCACCGCGCGCGCCTCCGTGCGGAACCTCGCGCGCGCGCTGTCCACGCACCTGCGCAGCCCCGCCAGCCCCGGCCCGAACCTCGAGAGCTTCCTCAACCGCGCCTTCCACGCCGACTTCGAGCTGGACACCGACGCCGATGTCCACACCCCGGACCCCGCGGGCCGGTGCGAGGCCAACCTCGCGGCGTACCACGCCGTGGCGGTGCTGACGTGGGAGGAGGTCCTGCTCCACGGCACCAAGCACTACAGCGAGGGGCTCAGCCGGTTCTGCGACGCCAAGATGAGCGAGGTGGTGTCCTCCCTCGGGTGGGCCCGCGCGCGGGCGTGGCCGGAGCCGCTGCTGCAGGCCTTCTTCCTGGCCGCCAAGGGCGTGTGGGGCGTCCGCCTCCTGGCGCGGTCCGTCCACCCGCCGCTCCCCGTGGTGCGCGCGGAACGCGGCGCGCGCTTCGACCCGCGGTTCATGGAGGACGCcgcggccgggcgggcggggAGGCTGGAGCCGGCCAGCGTGAAGATGATGGTGGCGCCGGGGTTCCACGTGTACCTGGCCGGCGCGGGCGTGGTGAAGTGCAGGGTCGTGTGCTTCTACAGCAGCGGCAACGGCCGCACCGGCGGCCACAGAGatggcgggagcagcaccaatgGCAGCGTGGGGTTGGGGAGTGGCTGTAGCGACATGAATGGGAGTGCTACAGACGTGGTGGATAGCTGTAAGAGCAGTAGGGTTGGGTAG
- the LOC120687757 gene encoding ABC transporter G family member 26-like, whose product MEISDEQRMEMSIVERHHLPPSSHGNGDAEADVEEEHLWPTKDGPLPIFLKFENVEYRVKMTLKNPLTAARVAFASHMRVDQGSSSSSKHILKGIAGSVDPGEILALMGPSGSGKTTLLKILGGRLSGGIKGQITYNDTPYSPYLKKRIGFVTQDDVLFPQLTVEETLVFAAFLRLPARMSKQQKRDRVDAIITELNLERCRHTKIGGAFVRGVSGGERKRTSIGYEILVDPSLLLLDEPTSGLDSTSASKLILILQRLAKTRRTIITTIHQPSSRMFHMFDKLLLISDGHAIYHGKARDCMHHFSSLGFVPEIPMNPAEFLLDLATGNLDDISVPEALRGSPDPQEFRSHVIRHLQLKYRSAAAAASGAEAAARRAPTEQLRLAVRARKDRRGIGWFQQFAVLSRRTFRERASDYLDKMRLAQAVGVALLLGLLWWKSKTGNEAQLRDQVGLIFYICIFWTSSSLFGSVYVFPFEKLYLVKERKADMYRLSAYYASSTLCDAVPHVVYPVLFMAILYFMADLRRTVPCFFLTLLATLLIVFTSQGTGELLGAAILSVKRAGMMASLVLMLFLLTGGYYVQHIPRFIRWLKYVSFMHYGFNLLLKAQYHGHLTYDCGSRGGCRRLQSSPSFDTVDLDGTMREVWILLAMAFAYRLLAYFCLLKRISFMPL is encoded by the exons ATGGAGATCAGCGATGAGCAGAGGATGGAGATGTCCATCGTGGAGCGCCACCATCTTCCTCCTTCCTCACATGGCAATGGAGACGCCGAGGCCGACGTGGAGGAGGAGCATCTGTGGCCAACGAAAGATGGCCCTCTTCCAATATTCCTCAAG TTTGAGAATGTTGAGTACAGAGTGAAGATGACCTTGAAGAACCCCCTCACAGCTGCAAGAGTGGCCTTTGCATCCCATATGAGGGTGGatcagggcagcagcagcagcagcaaacacATCCTCAAGGGCATTGCGGGGAGTGTGGACCCTGGTGAGATCCTGGCGCTGATGGGCCCATCTGGCAGTGGCAAGACCACCTTGCTCAAGATCCTGGGAGGCAGGCTCAGTGGTGGCATCAAGGGCCAGATTACCTACAATGACACCCCCTACAGCCCCTATCTCAAGAAAAG GATTGGATTTGTGACTCAAGACGACGTCCTCTTCCCACAGCTAACGGTGGAGGAGACCCTCGTGTTCGCCGCGTTCTTGAGGCTCCCTGCTCGCATGTCCAAGCAGCAAAAGCGCGACAGGGTCGACGCCATCATCACAGAGTTGAATCTAGAGAG GTGCCGGCACACCAAGATCGGCGGAGCGTTCGTGAGGGGGGTGTCAGGAGGCGAGAGGAAGAGGACCAGCATCGGGTACGAGATCCTGGTCGACCcatcgctcctcctcctcgatgaGCCCACCTCCGGGCTCGATTCCACGTCTGCGAGCaagctcatcctcatcctccagCGCCTCGCCAAG ACGCGTAGGACGATCATCACGACGATCCACCAGCCGTCGAGCCGGATGTTCCACATGTTCGACAAGCTGCTGCTCATCTCCGACGGCCACGCCATCTACCACGGCAAGGCCCGGGACTGCATGCACCACTTCTCCTCGCTGGGGTTCGTCCCGGAGATCCCCATGAACCCCGCCGAGTTCCTGCTGGATCTCGCCacgggcaacctcgacgacatCAGCGTCCCCGAGGCGCTCCGCGGCTCGCCGGACCCCCAGGAGTTCAGGTCCCACGTGATCAGGCACCTGCAGCTCAAGTacaggtccgccgccgccgccgccagtggcgccgaggcggcggcgaggagggcgccCACGGAGCAGCTGCGCCTGGCGGTGCGGGCGCGCAAGGACCGGCGGGGCATCGGGTGGTTCCAGCAGTTCGCGGTGCTGTCCCGGCGCACGTTCCGGGAGCGCGCCTCCGACTACCTGGACAAGATGCGGCTCGCGCAGGCCGTCGGcgtggcgctcctcctcggcctcctctggTGGAAGTCCAAGACCGGGAACGAGGCCCAGCTGCGCGACCAGGTGGGGCTCATCTTCTACATCTGCATCTTCTggacgtcgtcgtcgctgtTCGGGTCCGTCTACGTGTTCCCGTTCGAGAAGCTGTACCTGGTGAAGGAGCGCAAGGCGGACATGTACCGGCTGAGCGCCTACTACGCCAGCAGCACGCTGTGCGACGCCGTGCCGCACGTGGTCTACCCGGTGCTCTTCATGGCCATCCTCTACTTCATGGCCGACCTCCGGCGGACGGTGCCCTGCTTCTTCCTGACGCTGCTCGCCACGCTGCTGATCGTGTTCACGAGCCAGGGCACCGGGGAGCTGCTGGGCGCGGCCATCCTGAGCGTGAAGCGCGCGGGGATGATGGCGTCGCTGGTGCTCATGCTCTTCCTCCTCACCGGCGGCTACTACGTGCAGCACATCCCCAGGTTCATCCGGTGGCTCAAGTACGTGTCGTTCATGCACTACGGCTTCAACCTGCTGCTCAAGGCGCAGTACCACGGGCACCTGACCTACGACTGCGGCAGCCGCGGCGGGTGCCGGCGGCTGCAGTCGTCGCCGTCCTTCGACACCGTGGACCTCGACGGCACCATGCGCGAGGTCTGGATCCTGCTCGCCATGGCGTTCGCCTACCGACTCCTCGCCTACTTCTGCCTCCTCAAGCGGATCAGCTTCATGCCCTTGTGA
- the LOC120689326 gene encoding secreted acidic protein 1A-like encodes MANPTGHTGKGIWVLQELTTVRGGEGSPVTSAREPTSREPTPEYDPTAAHEALAPLHWDAEEFDFEVVSEDDEPKTDDEDLRLLFQEEPEENSDDCFSWDGADSSSEEEIDSSVEEDPMAERAFRFLGSSEEESKENSDGGGGWSGDDEASNDSSADESSGSDDDGDDNSGGDVPARSPKHRRH; translated from the exons ATGGCGAATCCAACTGGGCACACTGGGAAGGGGATTTGGGTTTTGCAGGAGCTCACCACGGTGAGGGGCGGCGAGGGTTCGCCGGTGACCAGTGCAAGGGAGCCTACG AGCCGGGAACCGACGCCGGAGTATGATCCGACGGCGGCGCACGAGGCactcgctcctctgcattgggacgcagaggagttcgacttcgaagTCGTCTCCGAGGACGACGAACCCAAGACCGACGacgaagacctccggctcctgttccaggaagAGCCAGAGGAGAACAGCGACGATTGCTTCTCCTGGGAcggagccgactcctcctcggaagaagAAATCGACTCCTCTGTTGAGGAGGACCCGATGGCCGAAAGGGCCTTCCGGTTCCTTGGCTCCTCCGAGGAGGAAAGCAAGGAAAAtagtgatggcggcggcggctggagtggAGACGACGAAGCCAGCAACGACAGCAGCGCCGACGAGAgcagcggcagcgacgacgacggcgacgacaaCAGCGGCGGAGATGTGCCGGCGCGAAGCCCCAAACACCGTAGGCATTAG